A stretch of Pseudomonas taetrolens DNA encodes these proteins:
- a CDS encoding aldehyde dehydrogenase (NADP(+)): MSEYSVVDAAVAQAHAAAPLWAQASATVRASLLRGLAEALEAQKDSLIALADEETHLGAGRLGGEIARTAFQLRGFADGLSSGPAYTRVVDEAVAGTPPAGRPQLTRVLRPLGPVAMFSASNFPFAFSVLGGDTASALAAGCPVVVKAHSGHPRLSQVVLDLAREVVRAQGLPEGLLTLVDNASRGAGGYLVQHPDIAAVAFTGSFQGGTALWKLANERSRPVPFFGELGSINPLVALPAALEQNSAELANTLATSITMGCGQFCTSPGLIVVLDSTTSERFIGQLCEALAPIQPHAMLTPGMRQGFEAASAHVAGHATTLLAPGPDAHGPAPRVYATDAVTFIQNPALREEMFGPGALVVKARDQAQVHQVLQAVGGTLTTTLWGANEDTPANRALVQVAEAVSGRVLFTGVPTGVAVCAAQQHGGPWPSSTTPQTTSVGYAAIERFLRPVALQDAPAWAQA, from the coding sequence ATGAGCGAATATTCCGTAGTCGACGCCGCCGTTGCCCAAGCTCACGCTGCCGCACCGCTATGGGCGCAAGCCAGCGCAACGGTACGTGCCTCATTGCTGCGCGGCCTGGCTGAAGCCTTGGAGGCGCAAAAGGACAGTCTGATTGCCTTGGCCGACGAAGAAACCCACCTGGGTGCCGGACGCCTGGGCGGTGAAATTGCGCGCACAGCTTTCCAATTGCGCGGGTTTGCCGATGGCCTTTCCAGCGGGCCCGCCTATACCCGCGTTGTTGACGAAGCCGTGGCCGGCACACCGCCTGCCGGTCGTCCGCAACTGACTCGTGTACTGCGCCCACTGGGCCCAGTAGCAATGTTCTCAGCGAGCAACTTCCCCTTCGCGTTTTCCGTACTCGGCGGCGACACCGCATCGGCCCTGGCGGCAGGATGCCCGGTGGTGGTCAAGGCCCACTCCGGTCATCCGCGCCTGTCCCAGGTCGTGTTAGATCTGGCCCGTGAGGTGGTGCGTGCCCAAGGCTTGCCTGAAGGTTTGCTGACCTTGGTGGATAACGCCAGCCGTGGCGCCGGTGGCTATCTGGTGCAACACCCGGACATCGCCGCCGTGGCATTCACCGGTTCATTCCAAGGCGGTACCGCGTTGTGGAAACTGGCCAACGAGCGCTCACGCCCGGTGCCGTTTTTTGGCGAGCTGGGTTCCATCAACCCGCTGGTGGCCTTGCCTGCCGCGCTGGAGCAAAACAGCGCCGAACTGGCCAACACACTCGCCACCTCGATCACCATGGGGTGCGGTCAGTTCTGCACCAGCCCGGGCTTGATTGTGGTGCTTGATAGCACGACCAGCGAGCGTTTCATCGGGCAACTCTGTGAAGCACTGGCGCCGATCCAACCTCACGCCATGCTCACCCCAGGCATGCGCCAGGGTTTTGAGGCGGCCAGCGCCCATGTGGCGGGCCATGCTACCACTCTGCTAGCCCCCGGCCCGGATGCACACGGCCCTGCACCACGGGTGTACGCCACCGATGCGGTGACCTTTATTCAGAACCCGGCGCTGCGCGAAGAAATGTTCGGCCCCGGCGCACTGGTCGTGAAGGCGCGTGATCAGGCGCAGGTCCACCAGGTCTTGCAGGCCGTCGGCGGCACGTTGACTACCACGTTGTGGGGGGCCAACGAAGACACCCCAGCCAACCGCGCATTGGTACAGGTCGCTGAAGCGGTGTCGGGGCGCGTGCTATTCACCGGCGTGCCTACCGGTGTGGCGGTTTGCGCCGCTCAGCAGCATGGAGGTCCATGGCCGAGTTCCACCACACCACAGACCACCTCGGTCGGCTACGCCGCCATCGAGCGGTTCCTGCGCCCGGTGGCCCTGCAAGACGCACCGGCCTGGGCCCAGGCATAA
- a CDS encoding nuclear transport factor 2 family protein, which produces MAEHKHAQTIRRYFDACNAADYDALVSCFTPDAVHYFPDGLPEIPWRTADTIARKWQWCVANLGSQWTIEKILVSHDSDEAVIEWTHWKSKLGTALRGDEWYIFDKDTGLISEIRAYYASPAKQDVTINELVAFDYEGRGYHLNPLEA; this is translated from the coding sequence ATGGCCGAGCACAAACACGCCCAAACCATCCGGCGCTACTTCGACGCGTGCAATGCAGCGGACTACGACGCACTGGTCAGCTGCTTCACCCCGGACGCCGTGCATTATTTCCCCGATGGTTTGCCGGAAATCCCGTGGCGCACCGCCGACACCATCGCGCGCAAGTGGCAGTGGTGCGTGGCAAACCTGGGGTCGCAGTGGACCATCGAGAAGATCCTGGTGAGCCACGACAGCGATGAAGCGGTGATTGAGTGGACCCACTGGAAAAGCAAGCTGGGCACCGCCCTGCGTGGAGACGAGTGGTACATCTTCGACAAGGACACCGGCCTGATCAGCGAGATCCGCGCCTATTACGCCTCCCCTGCCAAGCAGGACGTGACCATCAACGAACTGGTGGCCTTTGACTACGAAGGTCGTGGCTATCACTTAAACCCCCTGGAGGCTTGA
- a CDS encoding RraA family protein yields MAIHQYAEANENTAKRDVTVSEQTLEKLARCSSGSLTTQLFKRGYRQPAFVGLKAMSRTAKPFAGRAFTMRFIPAREDIDTYGTMTTKPNGDNLQWQGVEQIQPGDVLVIDSRNDAAAASAGNILVTRLLARGARGIVTDGALRDGSEIAELPLPAYAREIVATTRISYHHVADLQVPIGCAGIAVYPGDVIVGDADGLTLVPAHLAEELAEVCLEQDDIENYLAMRIAAGEALWGVYPPNPEAVAAYQDWVASGRPHIPSIIDTGV; encoded by the coding sequence ATGGCTATTCACCAATACGCTGAAGCAAACGAAAACACGGCCAAGCGCGACGTAACCGTCAGCGAGCAGACACTGGAAAAACTGGCCCGTTGCTCCAGCGGTTCGTTGACCACCCAACTGTTCAAGCGCGGCTATCGTCAGCCGGCATTTGTCGGCCTCAAGGCCATGAGCCGCACCGCAAAGCCGTTCGCTGGGCGTGCTTTCACCATGCGTTTTATCCCGGCCCGTGAGGACATCGACACCTACGGCACCATGACCACCAAACCCAACGGCGACAACCTGCAATGGCAAGGTGTGGAGCAGATCCAGCCGGGCGACGTGCTGGTGATCGACAGCCGCAATGACGCCGCTGCCGCGTCCGCTGGTAACATTTTGGTGACCCGCCTGCTCGCTCGCGGTGCCCGTGGCATCGTGACCGACGGCGCATTGCGCGACGGCAGCGAGATCGCTGAACTGCCACTGCCCGCCTACGCTCGCGAGATTGTCGCCACCACGCGTATTTCCTATCACCACGTGGCTGACCTGCAAGTGCCGATTGGTTGCGCCGGTATCGCCGTGTATCCCGGCGATGTGATTGTCGGCGACGCCGATGGCCTGACCCTGGTCCCCGCGCACCTGGCTGAAGAACTGGCCGAGGTGTGCCTGGAACAGGACGACATCGAAAACTACCTGGCCATGCGCATCGCCGCCGGTGAAGCACTGTGGGGCGTGTACCCGCCAAACCCCGAGGCCGTCGCGGCCTACCAGGATTGGGTAGCCTCCGGTCGCCCACACATCCCGTCAATTATCGACACAGGCGTTTGA
- a CDS encoding alpha/beta hydrolase encodes MPLYPLDPSLQAYVDTSASFTPRNDTLSARRTAFAEACRHFTPPAPAHLLIDDQCVGGRQVRIYFPAGDVPHGGWPAVLYLHGGGWSMGAHDTHDWFAFALARRLQVALVAVDYRLAPEHPFPAPLEDALMVWLHLREGRLAGLSSERLAVAGDSAGGTLAAGLCVALRERGLAQPYLQALVYPVLSAHQQFASMHEHACAPMLTTQGLMASLAGYVPDESSQRDPQALALEQEAATGLAPAFVGVAQWDPLCDQGRAYVAMLRQAQVPAELYVGEGLVHASLRASGVAAVESFYDAVAAALRAALL; translated from the coding sequence ATGCCCCTGTACCCGCTTGATCCCTCCTTGCAGGCCTATGTTGATACCAGTGCCAGTTTCACTCCCCGCAACGACACGCTTTCTGCGCGACGCACAGCGTTTGCCGAGGCCTGTCGGCATTTCACACCGCCTGCCCCGGCGCACCTGCTGATTGACGATCAGTGTGTGGGCGGGCGGCAGGTGAGAATCTATTTCCCGGCGGGTGATGTACCTCACGGCGGCTGGCCCGCGGTGTTGTACCTGCACGGCGGCGGCTGGAGCATGGGTGCGCACGACACCCATGACTGGTTTGCCTTCGCCCTGGCCCGGCGCCTGCAGGTAGCACTGGTGGCCGTGGACTACCGACTGGCGCCGGAGCATCCGTTTCCCGCGCCATTGGAGGATGCGTTAATGGTGTGGTTGCACTTGCGCGAAGGACGGTTGGCCGGACTTTCTTCTGAGCGCCTGGCAGTGGCAGGAGACAGCGCCGGTGGGACCTTGGCGGCAGGGTTATGTGTTGCGCTGCGTGAGCGAGGCTTAGCCCAGCCGTACCTGCAGGCATTGGTGTACCCGGTACTCAGTGCACATCAGCAGTTCGCCTCCATGCACGAACATGCCTGCGCCCCGATGCTCACCACGCAAGGGCTGATGGCGTCGCTTGCCGGATATGTGCCAGACGAGTCTAGTCAGCGCGACCCCCAGGCCTTGGCACTGGAGCAGGAGGCCGCCACTGGACTGGCTCCGGCATTTGTTGGCGTGGCGCAGTGGGATCCGCTCTGTGATCAAGGCCGGGCCTACGTGGCGATGTTAAGGCAGGCCCAGGTGCCTGCCGAACTGTACGTCGGTGAAGGGCTAGTGCACGCTAGCCTGCGTGCGAGTGGGGTTGCGGCAGTGGAGAGTTTCTATGACGCAGTTGCCGCCGCCTTGCGCGCTGCATTGTTATAA